The stretch of DNA AACTGTTGTGACAAGGCGGCGAAAGTGCCGTACTCGCCCAGTCCCTGGGCCAGGTGCACCAGGTGGCGCAGGGCGTCGGCGGCTTCCTGGCCGAAATAGTCGAACGAGGCCAGCGCTTCGTCGTTCAGCTGCAGCGCCAGGTGCGGGTGCGAGACCAGGATGCGCAGCATCTGCAGCTCGAGGCCCACCGGCTTCGGGCGGCCCTGGCGCGGCGGCGCGCGGCGCACCACCGATACCGGCTTAGACAACTCGAACAGCGATTCGATCTCGGCCGACGAGGATTCGGTCAGGTTGGCCAGCCCGCGCACGATCTGCAGGCGCAGCGCGGTCGGCGCCATTGCCTGCAGCATCGGCTTGGCCTCGTGCTGGGCATGCGCCCTGCCCTCCGGCGTGTCCAGGTCGTGCTCGGCGGTCACTTCGCGCAGCAGGAACTGCGACAGCGGCATCGCGTCGTGGATCTCCTGTTCGAACGCCTCGGCGCCGCGCTCGCGCACGAAACTGTCCGGGTCGTGCTCCTGCGGCAGGAACAGGAATTTGATGGTCTTGTCGTCCGTCACCTGCGGCAGGCAGGCTTCCAGCGCGCGGCGGGCGGCGCGGCGGCCGGCCTTGTCGCCGTCGAAGCTGAAGATCACGGTGTCGGTCTGGCGCAGCAGCTTTTGCACGTGGGTGCTGGTGCAAGCGGTGCCGAGCGTGGCTACGGACTGCGGGAAGCCGAGCTGGGCCAGGGCGACCACGTCCATGTAGCCTTCCGTCACCAGGACGTAGCCGGCGTCGCGGATGCTTTGCCGCGCCTCGAACAGGCCGTACAGCTCCAGGCCTTTCTGGAACAGCGGCGTTTCGGGCGAGTTCAGGTATTTCGGTTCGCCGCCGTCGAGCACGCGGCCGCCGAAGCCGATCACCTGTCCCTTGGTATTGCGAATCGGGAACATGATGCGCTCGCGGAAGCGGTCGTAGCGTTTCTTGTTGTTGCCGTCCTCGTCGATCTTGTCGATCACCAGGCCGGATTCCACCAGCGCCAGGGCATCGTAGTCGGGGAAGACCGAGCGAAGGTTGTCCCAGCCGCCGGGGGCGTAGCCCATGGCGAAGCGGGCCGCCACCTCGCCGGTCAGGCCGCGGTTCTTCAGGTAGGCGATGGCATTCGGCGCTTCGCGCAACTGGGCGCGGTAGTAGGCGCAGGCCTGGGTCAGCGCTTCGGTCATCGCCAGCGACTGGGCCTGCTGGGCGGCGCGCTGCTGCGGCGGGATCTTGTCGTCCTGGTCCGGGACCACCATGCCCACGTTCTGGGCCAGGTCCTTGACGGCATCGACGAAGCCCATGCCGGAGTATTCGATCAGGAAGCCGATCGCGGTGCCATGGGCGCCGCAGCCGAAGCAGTGATAGAACTGTTTGGTCGGGCTGACGGTGAAACTGGGGGACTTTTCGTTGTGAAACGGGCACAGGCCCATGTAGTTGGCCCCGCCCTTTTTCAGCTGGACGTAGCGGCCGACGATGTCGACGATGTCGACACGGTTGAGCAAATCGGTAATGAAGGATTGCGGAATCACTAGGAGGTACTCAGTGTTTGTCTTAACTCAGACTATACCGCAGCGGTGACTGCAAATTGATTTATGACAAGACATCCGTTTGGATGGGGTCGGCTGTGGGGAACATGCGTCGCGGCGGTTCCAGAGCCGGTTGGACGCGCGCACGGCTAAGCCGTGCACCCTACGCAGGGTGGTCGGCTTAGCCGACCGCGCGTTCAGCCACATGCGGATCAGCCGCCCGACAAGGCCTTCTTGACCAGGCCAGAGACCACGGTCATGTCCGCACGCCCCGCCAGCTTCGGCTTGAGCACGCCCATCACCTTGCCCATGTCCTGCGGGCCGGCAGCGCCGGTCGAGGCCACCGCGGCCGCCACTTCGGCGGCAATTTCCTCGTCCGACAGCCCGGCCGGCATGTAGGTCGACAGGATCGCCAATTCGGCTTTCTCGATGTCGGCCAGGTCGGCACGGCCGCCGGCTTCGAACTGGGTGATCGAATCCTTGCGCTGCTTGATCATCTTTTCGACGATGGCCAGGGTCTGGGTATCGTCCAGCTCGATCTGCTCGTCGACTTCCCTGCGCTTGATCTCGGCAAGGATCAGGCGGATCGTGGCCAGGCGGGCGCTTTCCTTGGCGCGCATCGCGGCTTTCATGTCCTCGGTGAGTTGTGCTTTCAGGCTCATGGTATCTCCGTCTGTTAGAGCTAAATCAATGGATATAAACGACAAAACCCGCCGCGGCATAACCGGAGCGGGCTTGCGGACGCTCAGCGGCTCGCCGGGACCATGGAGTCGCCGGTGCAAGCCGTCAATGCAGTCTGATTAGTACAGCTTCTTCGGCAGCTGTTGGCTGCGGATGCGCTTATAGTGACGCTTCACTGCGGCGGCCAGCTTGCGCTTGCGCTCTGCAGTTGGCTTTTCGTAGAACTCGCGAGCACGCAGTTCAGTCAGCAGACCGGTTTTTTCGATAGTGCGCTTGAAGCGACGCATAGCGACTTCGAACGGCTCGTTTTCTTTAAGGCGGATAGTGGTCATGTAAAAATCAAACCGTTGGATTTAGGGAAGAACGAAATTCTAGCACCGATTGAGGTGCATTGGAAGGGTTTATCAATTTGTTCCGCAATTGCCACAGCTTACACACTCTGCCCGGCGGCCTGGCCCGAAGCCCAGGCCCACTGGAAGTTGTAGCCGCCCAGCCAGCCGGTCACGTCGACCGTCTCGCCGATGAAATACAGGCCCGGCACCTTGTTCGCCATCATGGTCTGCTGCGACAGTTCGCGCGTGTCCACACCGCCCAGCGTCACCTCGGCCTTCTTGTAGCCTTCCGAACCGGTCGGCACGATGGCCCAGCGGTTGATGGCGTCGCCCAGCTTGCGCAGCTTGGCGTCGGCCATGTCGGCCAGGCGCGCGTCCGGCGCGAAACCATTGGCCACCAGCAGGCCGTCGGCCAGGCGCGCCGGCAGCCACTGCGCCAGCACGTTGCCGAGCTGCTTCCTGACCGTGGTCTTCATGCCGATCAGCTCCTCGGCCACGTCCATCTCGGGCAGCAGGTCGAGCACGATCGGGGTGCCGGGCTGCCAGTAGCTCGAGATCTGCAGGATGGCCGGCCCTGACAGGCCGCGGTGGGTGAACAGCAGGTCTTCGCGGAAGTGGCCGCCCTTGGCCTTGCCCTTGCCCTTGCCGCCGCCGGTGCTCACCTCCACTTCCAGCGCGATGCCGGCCAGCGGGACGAAGGCTTCCCAGCTGGGACCGTCGAAGGTCAGCGGCACCAGGCCCGGGCGCGGCTCGACGATCTGCAGATCGAACTGCCGGGCGACGCGGTAACCCAGGTCGGTGGCGCCGATCTTCGGGATCGACAGGCCGCCGGTGGCGATCACCAGGCTGTCGCATTCAATGTCGCCGCCTTCCGCCGACACCAGGAAACCGGTCCCGGTGTTGTCGATCGCGCCGACCTTGCAGGGCATGCGCCAGCTGACCTCGCCCAGGTTGCATTCGGCGCGCAGCATCTGAATGATCTGCTCGGACGAGTCGTCGCAGAACAGCTGGCCCTTGTGCTTCTCGTGCCAGGCGATGCGGTGTTTCTTGACCAGGGCAAGAAAGTCCTGCGCGGTGTAGCGCGACAGCGCGCTGCGGCAGAAATGCGGGTTCTGCGACAGGAAGTTGGCGGGACCGGCGCCGATGTTGGTGAAGTTGCAGCGGCCGCCGCCGGAAATGCGGATCTTTTCCGCCAGGCGGGTGGCATGGTCGAGCAGCACCACGCGCCTGCCGCGCTGGCCTGCCACCGCCGCGCACATCATGCCGGCGGCGCCCGCGCCGATTACTGCTACATCATAGTGTTTTGCCATGCCCCGTTACCGTGTCCCGCGAATCGCCAAACCGGCCATTGTATACGGTTCAGG from Massilia varians encodes:
- a CDS encoding GatB/YqeY domain-containing protein; its protein translation is MSLKAQLTEDMKAAMRAKESARLATIRLILAEIKRREVDEQIELDDTQTLAIVEKMIKQRKDSITQFEAGGRADLADIEKAELAILSTYMPAGLSDEEIAAEVAAAVASTGAAGPQDMGKVMGVLKPKLAGRADMTVVSGLVKKALSGG
- a CDS encoding NAD(P)/FAD-dependent oxidoreductase, whose product is MAKHYDVAVIGAGAAGMMCAAVAGQRGRRVVLLDHATRLAEKIRISGGGRCNFTNIGAGPANFLSQNPHFCRSALSRYTAQDFLALVKKHRIAWHEKHKGQLFCDDSSEQIIQMLRAECNLGEVSWRMPCKVGAIDNTGTGFLVSAEGGDIECDSLVIATGGLSIPKIGATDLGYRVARQFDLQIVEPRPGLVPLTFDGPSWEAFVPLAGIALEVEVSTGGGKGKGKAKGGHFREDLLFTHRGLSGPAILQISSYWQPGTPIVLDLLPEMDVAEELIGMKTTVRKQLGNVLAQWLPARLADGLLVANGFAPDARLADMADAKLRKLGDAINRWAIVPTGSEGYKKAEVTLGGVDTRELSQQTMMANKVPGLYFIGETVDVTGWLGGYNFQWAWASGQAAGQSV
- the dnaG gene encoding DNA primase, which codes for MIPQSFITDLLNRVDIVDIVGRYVQLKKGGANYMGLCPFHNEKSPSFTVSPTKQFYHCFGCGAHGTAIGFLIEYSGMGFVDAVKDLAQNVGMVVPDQDDKIPPQQRAAQQAQSLAMTEALTQACAYYRAQLREAPNAIAYLKNRGLTGEVAARFAMGYAPGGWDNLRSVFPDYDALALVESGLVIDKIDEDGNNKKRYDRFRERIMFPIRNTKGQVIGFGGRVLDGGEPKYLNSPETPLFQKGLELYGLFEARQSIRDAGYVLVTEGYMDVVALAQLGFPQSVATLGTACTSTHVQKLLRQTDTVIFSFDGDKAGRRAARRALEACLPQVTDDKTIKFLFLPQEHDPDSFVRERGAEAFEQEIHDAMPLSQFLLREVTAEHDLDTPEGRAHAQHEAKPMLQAMAPTALRLQIVRGLANLTESSSAEIESLFELSKPVSVVRRAPPRQGRPKPVGLELQMLRILVSHPHLALQLNDEALASFDYFGQEAADALRHLVHLAQGLGEYGTFAALSQQLKEVTAEYDSLISEIAAEPESDVEADRIWLLSAVRQIKMDALKQELNQLFSSGLTPDQVSTRYREIVAQQELLAREDSAAMTPR
- the rpsU gene encoding 30S ribosomal protein S21, whose protein sequence is MTTIRLKENEPFEVAMRRFKRTIEKTGLLTELRAREFYEKPTAERKRKLAAAVKRHYKRIRSQQLPKKLY